From Draconibacterium halophilum, one genomic window encodes:
- the menC gene encoding o-succinylbenzoate synthase yields MIKARYQKYELHFKQPAGTSRGVLRKRVVWYLFLEEDSVTGLGECAPLPGLSIEAPEQVEEQLEKLCTNPQTFIDAIELLQDFPSLKFALETALLDLQNGGKRELFPSAFSQGEAGIPINGLIWMGEIDNMQHQIEEKLAAGFRCIKLKIGAKDFEQELSLLQVVRERFSSDGITLRVDANGAFNSNSALEKLKRLSDLQLHSIEQPISAGQWNKMAGLCATTPLPIALDEELIGINKRDQKIQLLDKICPQYLVLKPSLHGGISGCNEWIELANERNVGWWITSYLESNIGLNAIAQWAYTKNSTTYQGLGTGQLFTNNIDSPLEIRGEKLWFNPTEKFEM; encoded by the coding sequence ATGATAAAAGCACGATACCAAAAATATGAACTGCATTTTAAGCAACCGGCCGGAACTTCGCGCGGTGTATTAAGAAAGCGTGTTGTTTGGTATTTATTTTTGGAAGAGGATAGCGTTACAGGACTTGGTGAATGCGCGCCACTACCGGGATTAAGTATTGAAGCACCCGAGCAGGTTGAAGAACAGCTGGAGAAACTTTGCACCAATCCGCAAACTTTTATCGATGCGATAGAATTGCTTCAAGATTTTCCATCCCTGAAATTTGCCTTGGAAACGGCGCTTCTCGATTTGCAAAACGGAGGTAAACGTGAACTTTTCCCATCTGCTTTTAGCCAAGGCGAAGCCGGAATTCCAATAAATGGATTGATCTGGATGGGAGAAATCGATAACATGCAACACCAGATAGAAGAAAAACTGGCAGCCGGATTTCGATGTATCAAATTAAAGATCGGGGCGAAAGATTTTGAGCAGGAATTATCACTGCTACAAGTTGTTCGGGAGCGTTTCTCTAGCGATGGAATTACACTTCGAGTGGATGCAAACGGTGCTTTTAACAGCAATTCTGCGCTAGAGAAACTGAAACGACTGTCTGATTTACAACTTCATTCCATTGAACAACCCATTAGCGCGGGACAATGGAACAAAATGGCCGGGCTTTGTGCCACTACTCCACTGCCTATTGCTTTAGACGAAGAGTTAATCGGTATCAATAAAAGAGATCAAAAGATACAATTGCTTGATAAAATCTGTCCGCAATATCTGGTATTAAAACCAAGTTTACACGGTGGCATTTCGGGTTGCAACGAATGGATAGAACTGGCTAACGAACGAAATGTTGGTTGGTGGATCACTTCGTATCTGGAGTCGAATATTGGATTGAATGCTATTGCACAGTGGGCTTACACGAAGAACTCCACCACGTACCAGGGATTGGGAACCGGACAGCTTTTTACCAACAATATTGATTCGCCACTCGAGATTCGTGGTGAAAAACTGTGGTTTAATCCCACCGAAAAATTTGAAATGTAA
- a CDS encoding 1,4-dihydroxy-2-naphthoate polyprenyltransferase, protein MASAKSWVKAARLRTLPLALSGILMGSALAAFWHGFDWIIFILAMLTATLIQVFSNFANDYGDFQKGTDNHQRLGPTRTMQGGEITISEMKTGMFIITGLSFVLGTFLVFAGTWHNSPTAFFVFIALGILALLAAYFYTAGKRSYGYIGLGDLFVFLFFGLLPVIGVFYLHNNTIETAVWLPAISMGLFSTGVLNLNNTRDIENDMQSKKITIAVKLGPIKSRIYHTLLILLAWLTLIVFTFQQQKTAWQWLFLLVLPVSIFDLIKIFRIKDSRLLDPFLKRLALQTLALTLLFSLGLILS, encoded by the coding sequence ATGGCATCAGCAAAAAGTTGGGTAAAAGCAGCACGTTTACGCACCCTGCCACTAGCATTATCAGGCATTTTAATGGGCTCGGCACTGGCAGCTTTTTGGCATGGGTTTGATTGGATTATTTTTATTCTTGCAATGCTTACCGCCACGCTCATTCAGGTTTTCTCTAACTTCGCAAATGATTACGGCGATTTCCAAAAAGGCACCGATAATCATCAGCGTTTGGGGCCAACACGAACAATGCAGGGCGGCGAAATCACCATTAGCGAAATGAAAACCGGGATGTTTATTATTACCGGATTAAGTTTTGTTCTGGGTACTTTTTTGGTTTTTGCCGGAACCTGGCACAATAGTCCTACAGCATTTTTTGTATTTATCGCACTGGGAATTCTGGCACTTTTAGCGGCTTATTTTTATACAGCTGGCAAACGGTCGTACGGTTATATTGGCCTTGGCGACTTGTTTGTTTTTTTGTTTTTCGGGTTACTGCCGGTGATTGGAGTTTTTTACCTACACAACAATACTATTGAAACAGCGGTTTGGTTGCCGGCCATCAGCATGGGATTATTTAGTACCGGAGTACTGAACCTGAACAATACACGCGACATTGAAAACGACATGCAGTCGAAAAAAATAACAATAGCGGTAAAATTGGGGCCGATAAAGAGTCGCATTTACCATACACTGCTAATTTTACTGGCCTGGCTTACGCTCATCGTTTTTACTTTTCAGCAACAAAAAACAGCCTGGCAATGGTTGTTCCTTTTGGTGTTGCCGGTTTCAATTTTCGACCTCATCAAAATATTTCGCATAAAAGACAGCCGACTGCTCGACCCGTTTTTAAAACGACTGGCATTACAAACCTTGGCATTAACACTCCTCTTCTCACTCGGACTGATATTATCATGA
- the menB gene encoding 1,4-dihydroxy-2-naphthoyl-CoA synthase, giving the protein MSTKRQWETIKEYEDIFFDYFDGIGKITINREQVRNAFRPTTVNNISDALLLCREDPRINVIVLTGSGDKAFCSGGDQNVKGTGGYIDENGIPRLNILEVQKQIRSMPKPVIAMVNGYAIGGGHVLHVVCDISIASENAIFGQTGPKVGSFDAGLGSSYLASVVGQKKAREIWFMCRQYSAAEALEMGLVNKVVPLDQLEDEVVAWAQKMQEHSPLALRMLKLGLNAELDGQIGIQEFAGNATLLYYLTEEAQEGKHAFLEKRKPDFKKYPKFP; this is encoded by the coding sequence ATGAGTACAAAAAGACAATGGGAAACCATTAAAGAATACGAAGATATCTTTTTCGATTATTTCGATGGAATTGGTAAGATTACCATCAACCGTGAGCAGGTGCGCAATGCTTTTCGCCCAACTACGGTGAACAACATCAGCGACGCTTTGCTCCTTTGTCGCGAAGACCCACGCATAAATGTAATTGTGCTGACAGGTTCGGGCGATAAGGCTTTTTGCTCGGGTGGCGATCAGAATGTAAAAGGTACCGGCGGTTATATTGATGAAAATGGTATTCCGCGATTGAACATACTTGAGGTGCAGAAACAAATTCGTAGTATGCCGAAACCGGTAATTGCCATGGTGAATGGTTATGCCATTGGCGGCGGTCATGTTTTACATGTGGTTTGCGATATCAGCATCGCCAGCGAAAATGCCATTTTTGGCCAAACCGGCCCAAAAGTGGGGAGCTTCGATGCGGGCCTTGGATCGTCTTACCTGGCCAGTGTTGTGGGACAAAAGAAAGCCCGCGAAATTTGGTTTATGTGTCGCCAGTACTCGGCTGCCGAAGCACTGGAAATGGGCTTGGTAAACAAAGTTGTTCCGCTCGACCAGCTGGAAGACGAGGTGGTTGCCTGGGCACAAAAAATGCAGGAACACAGTCCGCTGGCATTACGCATGTTAAAACTTGGACTAAACGCTGAACTCGATGGTCAGATTGGAATTCAGGAATTTGCAGGAAACGCCACTCTGCTGTATTACCTCACCGAGGAAGCACAGGAAGGGAAACATGCTTTTCTTGAAAAACGTAAACCCGATTTTAAAAAATACCCAAAATTCCCATAA